The Brassica oleracea var. oleracea cultivar TO1000 chromosome C6, BOL, whole genome shotgun sequence genome includes a region encoding these proteins:
- the LOC106297985 gene encoding uncharacterized protein LOC106297985, with product MGQDYSYSQPSSSSDSLDITSFLEAEAQIYADETDSSNRNAMPDQYPRQPEADDGIPTTCYCGAQPVLGCSYTPKDPYRRYFTCDNADDGDCHVWKWWEVAVMEEMREFQRQLSDLKKTVDESEQKRLNLEKTEDELSKKKAGIKLMACLLVLIGLVVLSHVFLGIVAKVSKESGVRLNYL from the exons ATGGGACAAGATTACAGCTACAGCCAGCCCTCTTCATCATCAGACTCTCTGGACATAACCTCCTTTCTTGAAGCCGAAGCTCAGATTTACGCGGATGAAACTGACAGTAGCAACCGCAATGCAATGCCGGATCAGTACCCACGTCAACCAGAGGCTGATGATGGAATCCCCACGACATGCTACTGTGGAGCTCAGCCTGTTCTCGGCTGCTCTTACACTCCTAAAGACCCATACAGAAGGTACTTTACGTGCGATAATGCTGATGATGGAGACTGCCACGTTTGGAAATGGTGGGAAGTGGCAGTCATGGAGGAGATGAGGGAGTTTCAAAGGCAACTTAGTGATCTTAAAAAGACGGTAGATGAGAGTGAGCAGAAGCGCCTTAACCTTGAGAAGACGGAAGATGAGCTTTCAAAGAAGAAAGCAGGAATTAAGCTAATGGCCTGTCTATTAGTCTTAATAGGTTTGGT TGTTTTATCTCATGTTTTTTTAGGAATTGTTGCAAAGGTTTCAAAGGAGAGTGGCGTTCGTCTGAATTATCTGTAA
- the LOC106297986 gene encoding glutathione S-transferase T3-like: protein MANPSGYVNLLNSQNPIDLESPEANWFASQVPDESGVKERRKWSPTKDKILIGAWLNTSKDPVVSTEQKADAFWNRIVDYYNASPHLVGTIPRKLRPCKQRWARINEQVSKFAGCHDGALREQRSGQNDDDVMKAALDIFFNNNGYKFTLDHCWRELRHDQKWCAS from the coding sequence ATGGCTAACCCTTCTGGCTATGTAAATCTACTAAATAGTCAAAATCCCATTGACCTTGAATCACCAGAAGCTAATTGGTTCGCTAGCCAAGTTCCAGATGAGTCTGGTGTGAAGGAGAGGAGGAAATGGTCTCCCACAAAGGATAAAATCCTTATTGGTGCGTGGCTTAACACCAGTAAGGACCCTGTGGTGAGCACTGAGCAAAAAGCTGATGCTTTCTGGAACCGTATTGTAGACTACTACAACGCAAGCCCTCACCTGGTTGGGACTATACCGAGAAAGCTTCGTCCTTGCAAGCAGAGGTGGGCTCGGATTAACGAGCAAGTATCCAAGTTTGCTGGTTGCCATGATGGGGCTCTGAGGGAGCAGAGGAGTGGGCAAAATGATGATGATGTCATGAAAGCTGCATTAGACATTTTCTTCAATAATAACGGCTACAAGTTCACTCTGGATCACTGCTGGAGGGAGCTCAGGCACGACCAGAAATGGTGCGCCTCCTAA
- the LOC106296599 gene encoding uncharacterized protein LOC106296599 produces MWWMMSENGGHYCSKKSDDLCGTQESDRGFGITRLCCMLRGIDLKSIIFLLVIVPLCVMGVYIHGLKISYFLRPLWESPPKPFHEIPHYHHENASMESLCKLHGWGVREYPRRVYDAVLFSTEVELLTIRWQELYPYVTQFVLLESNSTFTGLPKPLVFASHRADDEFKFVEPRLTYGSIGGRFKKGEKNPFYEEAYQRVALDQLLRLAGITDDDLLIMSDVDEIPSRHTINLLRWCDDIPEILHLRLKNYLYSFEFPVDDKSWRASVHRYKTGKTKYVHYRQSDEILADSGWHCSFCFRRISEFVFKMKAYSHYDRVRFGRYLNPKRVQRVICNGDDLFDMIPEEYTFKDIIGKMGPIPHSYSAVHLPAYLLENAERYKFLLPGNCLRDKE; encoded by the exons ATGTGGTGGATGATGAGTGAAAACGGTGGTCACTATTGCTCTAAGAAGTCCGATGATCTATGCGGCACACAG GAATCAGATCGAGGCTTTGGCATCACCAGACTATGTTGCATGTTGCGTGGTATAGACTTAAAGTCAATCATATTCCTCTTAGTAATCGTTCCACTATGTGTCATGGGTGTATACATTCACGGCCTCAAGATCTCATACTTCTTGAGACCATTATGGGAATCACCACCAAAACCATTCCACGAAATTCCTCACTACCACCATGAGAACGCTTCCATGGAATCTCTCTGTAAGCTCCACGGCTGGGGCGTCCGTGAATACCCTCGCCGTGTCTACGACGCCGTCCTCTTCAGCACCGAAGTGGAGCTTCTCACCATACGGTGGCAAGAACTCTACCCTTACGTTACTCAGTTCGTTCTCCTCGAGTCGAACTCGACCTTCACCGGGCTACCAAAACCGCTTGTCTTCGCGAGCCACAGGGCTGATGATGAGTTCAAGTTCGTCGAGCCGCGGTTGACGTACGGGTCGATAGGAGGAAGGTTCAAGAAAGGAGAGAAGAATCCTTTCTACGAAGAGGCTTACCAGAGAGTAGCGTTGGATCAGCTTTTAAGACTGGCGGGCATCACGGATGATGACTTGTTGATTATGTCTGATGTTGATGAGATCCCGAGCCGACACACCATAAACCTTCTCCGTTGGTGCGATGACATACCGGAGATCCTCCACTTAAGACTGAAGAACTATCTCTACTCTTTTGAGTTCCCGGTCGACGACAAGAGCTGGAGAGCGTCGGTTCATAGATATAAGACTGGTAAAACAAAGTACGTGCATTACAGGCAGTCAGATGAGATCTTGGCGGATTCAGGGTGGCATTGTAGCTTCTGTTTCAGACGGATCAGTGAGTTTGTGTTCAAAATGAAAGCTTATAGTCACTATGATAGAGTGAGGTTTGGACGTTACTTGAACCCTAAAAGAGTTCAGAGAGTTATATGCAATGGAGATGATCTGTTCGACATGATTCCTGAAGAGTACACGTTTAAAGACATCATCGGTAAGATGGGTCCGATTCCACATTCTTATTCGGCTGTTCATCTTCCGGCATATCTCCTGGAGAATGCGGAGAGGTACAAGTTTCTTCTTCCGGGGAATTGCTTGAGAGACAAGGAATGA